TGGGGCGTCCCGTTCCGGCGGTCTCTCGATTGAACCACAGCGGCGCGAGGTGTCAAGCACCGTTCAGGCCGCGGCACGCGCCTGGCTCGTGGCCGCAATTCGTTATTTAATAATTGCTTACAGTAACTGGTTGGGGTCCACGTCGACGGCCAGGCGGAGGCCCGGAAAACGCTCGGTCCGGAGCTTCGGAAGAACCTCGTCGAGGACCGCCCGGATCGCCGGGCGGGAGCCGGCCCGGACCAGGAGGTGCCAGCGCTCGCGCCCGACCAGCCGCGCGAGCGGCTTGGGCGCGGGGCCCAGGATCTCCAGCGCGGCGGCGCCCTGGGCGCGCGCGAAGAGCTGCTTCACGCGCATCCCTCCCTTGTAGACGCGCTCCGCGCCCTTGCCCGAAACCTCGATCTCGACGAGATGCCCGAAGGGAGGGTAGGCCAGCTCCCGCCGCTCGCGCGCCTCGCGCGCATAGAAGATCTCGAAATCCTGCGCGGCGGCCGCGCGCAGCGCGGGATGCTCGGGATCGAACGACTGCATGATCACCTCGCCGGGCTGATCGCCGCGCCCAGCGCGTCCGGCCACCTGGGTCAGGAGCTGGAACGTCCGCTCCGCGGCGCGGAAGTCAGCGAGGCCCAAGCCGACGTCCGCGGAAATCACCCCGACCAGTGTGACCTTCGGGAAGTCGTGCCCTTTGGCTAACATCTGCGTCCCGACCAGCACGTCGATGGCGCCAGAGGCGAAGCGCGCCAGCAGCGCGGCGATGGCGCCGCGGCGGCGGATGGTGTCGCGGTCGACGCGGGCGACCCTGGCCTCCGGGAAGATGGCCCGCACTTCCGCCTCGACACGTTCGGTCCCGAATCCAACCTGTTCGAGGTACTGACCCGAACAGACCACGCACGCCTTCGGGATCGGCACCGCGTAATTGCAGTAATGGCAGCGGGCACGCCGGACGGCCCGATGCACGGTG
This genomic interval from Candidatus Binatia bacterium contains the following:
- the priA gene encoding primosomal protein N' gives rise to the protein TVHRAVRRARCHYCNYAVPIPKACVVCSGQYLEQVGFGTERVEAEVRAIFPEARVARVDRDTIRRRGAIAALLARFASGAIDVLVGTQMLAKGHDFPKVTLVGVISADVGLGLADFRAAERTFQLLTQVAGRAGRGDQPGEVIMQSFDPEHPALRAAAAQDFEIFYAREARERRELAYPPFGHLVEIEVSGKGAERVYKGGMRVKQLFARAQGAAALEILGPAPKPLARLVGRERWHLLVRAGSRPAIRAVLDEVLPKLRTERFPGLRLAVDVDPNQLL